From Pirellulales bacterium, the proteins below share one genomic window:
- a CDS encoding ATP-binding protein, producing MDSRPVRILIVEDERLVAMSLRRQLSALGYEVAQSVSSGEAAIAAAARLQPDLVLMDIRLEGQLDGIQAAEEIRKHRELPIIYITAFSNADILERAKVTEPFGYILKPFDERELHVVIETALYKHRMEQDRARLQEIARLREQERLSALATLAAGIAHEINNPVGTILLAAEMGLASEEHVPQILSSIVADAKRCGDIVRNVMRFARGEVAERERAEINEIVRMACEAVADYMCVRDCSLHVSLATELPTMELNPAGIEQVLENLLRNAADASQAGDTIDVRTTRVDDRVRILVRDQGVGIAPDVLPRICEPFYTTRRDEGGTGLGLSIAHGIVAGHDGRLHFQSTPGQGTTACVDLPAV from the coding sequence ATGGATTCACGGCCCGTGCGCATTCTGATCGTCGAGGACGAGCGACTGGTGGCCATGAGCTTGCGTCGGCAGTTGTCCGCTCTCGGCTATGAAGTGGCGCAGTCCGTATCGAGCGGTGAAGCGGCGATCGCGGCGGCAGCCCGACTGCAGCCCGACCTGGTCCTGATGGACATCCGCCTGGAGGGCCAGCTCGATGGCATCCAGGCCGCTGAGGAGATACGCAAGCATCGCGAACTGCCGATCATTTATATTACGGCCTTTTCCAATGCCGACATTCTCGAGCGGGCCAAGGTGACCGAGCCGTTCGGCTACATCCTCAAGCCCTTTGACGAGCGCGAGCTGCACGTCGTCATCGAAACGGCTTTGTACAAGCACCGCATGGAACAGGATCGCGCGAGGCTGCAGGAAATTGCGCGGCTTCGCGAGCAGGAACGATTATCGGCGTTGGCCACGCTCGCCGCCGGAATCGCGCACGAGATCAACAACCCGGTCGGTACGATCCTGCTGGCCGCGGAGATGGGGCTGGCATCCGAGGAGCACGTGCCGCAGATCCTGTCGAGCATCGTGGCCGACGCCAAGCGTTGCGGTGACATCGTCCGCAACGTCATGCGCTTCGCCCGCGGCGAAGTGGCCGAGCGCGAGCGCGCCGAGATCAACGAGATCGTGCGCATGGCGTGCGAAGCGGTAGCCGACTATATGTGCGTGCGTGATTGCTCGTTGCACGTATCGCTGGCGACCGAACTACCGACCATGGAACTAAATCCCGCCGGCATCGAGCAAGTGCTCGAAAACCTGCTGCGCAACGCCGCCGATGCCTCGCAGGCAGGCGATACGATCGACGTGCGAACCACGCGGGTCGACGATCGCGTGCGCATCCTCGTGCGCGATCAGGGGGTCGGCATTGCTCCCGACGTTTTGCCGAGAATCTGCGAGCCGTTCTACACCACGCGCCGCGACGAAGGGGGGACAGGCCTGGGGCTGAGCATCGCCCACGGCATCGTCGCCGGGCACGACGGCCGTTTACATTTCCAAAGCACGCCCGGCCAAGGCACGACCGCCTGCGTCGATCTGCCGGCGGTGTAG